AGGATGTAGTGGGTAGTCTCCACGTTCGTTACCCAGTCGCGGATGGCTTCCGAGGTGGCATCCTTGAGCGTCCCTGTACCACTAGCGACCGGCTGCACCTGCGCCCCCAACAAGCGCATGCGGAAAACATTGAGGGCCTGGCGCTCCATATCCTGCACACCCATGTAAATCACGCACTCCAGGCCAAAGCGGGCACAGACCGTGGCCGTTGCCACCCCATGTTGACCGGCCCCCGTCTCGGCAATAATCCGCCGTTTGCCCATACGCTGGGCCAGCAGCACCTGCCCCAGGGCGTTGTTGATCTTGTGGGCGCCGGTGTGGTTGAGGTCCTCCCGCTTGAGATAGATCAGGGGGTGGGAGCCATCCGGGCGGCGATAGTGCTGGCTCAAACGCTCGGCGTAATACAGGGGGGTGGGCCGACCCACATAGGTCCGATACAAATGCTGTAATTCCTGGTGAAACGCCGGGTCCCGCTGGCACTGGGCATAGACCTGCTCCAACTCCGCCAGCGCCGGCATCAGCGTTTCCGGTACGTACTTGCCCCCAAACCGGCCAAAACGCCCCAGCGCATCCGGTACCTGCGCCGCAATTCCCATGGTTAACTCCACCACTCCCCCCAAATTATAGCCTGAGGGGCCGCCGTCAGCTTGGGCCTATATGCCGGCAAAAACTGTCGCTGTATAAATTAGGACAATCCTATTTGTCAACTTTAGAATTTTTTATCAACTTTATCAACGGTAGCCGTAATTGTTGCTAAGTATAAAATTTTCCGGTTTTCTAGGGATTAAAAAAACTGTTAACCTGTCGCCTTGGGGATTTTAGCTTCAGGACTAAGGCATTGATCGTCCCAAATAACTACGCAACTAAAGGTCTGGTTGAAAATAAATTGTCACCCTCGGGTGCTGAGTCAGTCCGGGGGAGGTCGGATGCCTCAGAGCTGGAAATGCCGTCCAGGGGCCTAGGGCCGCGAAACTGAGTCGGTTCGTCTATAGTGATGCGGGCAATCTTGTGTGGCCGACGCAACTAGCCCATAAACTGTTAGGGGGCTGGGTTCCCGAAACGCTGGGTAATGTTCCCATAATACCGTGATACATCCCCGGCAAAGACACCGTAGGCCATGTCCTTACCTTATCTGGGCCACCAGCGCCTTGACTTGCACGCCAGGCCCCCTGTAATTGCAACCGACACACAGCCTTTTGGGGACAATGTTGACTGCACCAGTTTTGCCACCCGTTCTAATCCCTAAAACCCCGGCTGGGTCTGGCTTGGTGGCGATGGGCGATACTGGAATCGAACCAGTGACATCCTGCTTGTAAGGCAGGCGCTCTACCGCTGAGCTAACCGCCCTGATAGCATAATAATTCTAAAGTACCACGAGGCTCGGCATGCGCCCATCCCTGCTGCGGGTTCAGGAGTTGTACGCGGGCTACGTAGCCGGTCTGGACATTTTGCAGGGAGCGAGTATAGAGGTGGGGCAGGGGGAATTGGTGACGCTGATCGGCCCCAATGGCGCAGGCAAATCCACATTACTCAAGGCCATCTTTAACCTGCTGCCCTACCGGCGGGGGCGGGTGGAATTCCAAGGGCGGGATATTTTGTCCGTACCGACCCATCAACTGGTGACCCTGGGGATGGCCTATGTGCCCCAATTGGCCAATGTGTTTCGCTCCCTGACGGTGGCGGAGAACTTGCAACTGGGGGCTGGGGCTAAACGGGGGAAATCGTTACAGACCCGTGTAGATGAACTGACCCAACTGTTTCCCATCCTGCGGCAACGCTATCACCAGCGGGCGGGGACGCTTTCGGGGGGGGAGCGGCAGTTGCTGGCCATGGCCCGGGCGCTGATGAGTGACCCGCAATTGCTGCTGTTGGACGAACCGTCGGCGGCCCTGTCCCCGAAATGGGTGGGTGAGGTGATGGGCTGTATCCAGCAGATCAATCGCCTGGGAGTCACGGTTCTACTGGTGGAACAAAACGCCCGTCAGGCTTTGAAAATCTCCCACCGGGGCTATGTCCTGGAAAATGGGCGGGAATGCTACAGCGGTCCGGCGGCTCAACTGCTCGATGACCCCCGCATCGGGGAACTCTACCTGGGTATCAAAACCCCCCTGACTACGGTAGAACCGCACTCTTGAGAGTCAATAAGCTCTGTTGATTGTCAATAAATGTAACGAAAGGGGGTGGGGGTTGGGGGTGTTGTAGTAAGGTGACAGGGGTGGAAGTTGACGGGGATTGACGATGGTGACGATGTCGCAGGAGCTGGTCTTTGAGGAGTTGCGTCCGGGGATCAAGGCGCCGGCCAAGGAGACGATCCTCACGCCCCGGTTTTACACAACGGACTTCGAGGCCATGGCGGCGATGGACATCCGGGCTAATCGGGAGGAGGTGGAGGCGGCGCTCAAGGAGCTGCGGGCGGATTACAACCGCTATCACTTTGTGCGGGATGAGGAGTTTAACCGTTCCTGGGACCACATCGACGGGGAGACGCGGCGTTTGTTTATCGAGTTTTTGGAGCGCTCCTGCACGGCGGAGTTTT
Above is a genomic segment from Gloeomargarita sp. SRBZ-1_bins_9 containing:
- a CDS encoding ABC transporter ATP-binding protein, with protein sequence MRPSLLRVQELYAGYVAGLDILQGASIEVGQGELVTLIGPNGAGKSTLLKAIFNLLPYRRGRVEFQGRDILSVPTHQLVTLGMAYVPQLANVFRSLTVAENLQLGAGAKRGKSLQTRVDELTQLFPILRQRYHQRAGTLSGGERQLLAMARALMSDPQLLLLDEPSAALSPKWVGEVMGCIQQINRLGVTVLLVEQNARQALKISHRGYVLENGRECYSGPAAQLLDDPRIGELYLGIKTPLTTVEPHS
- the acsF gene encoding magnesium-protoporphyrin IX monomethyl ester (oxidative) cyclase; protein product: MVTMSQELVFEELRPGIKAPAKETILTPRFYTTDFEAMAAMDIRANREEVEAALKELRADYNRYHFVRDEEFNRSWDHIDGETRRLFIEFLERSCTAEFSGFLLFKELSRQLKEKNPLLAEAFACMARDEARHAGFLNKAMADFGLCLDLGYLTSHRTYTYFAPRF